Genomic DNA from Jonesia denitrificans DSM 20603:
AACAGATGAGTGAGAGTGGGCGCTACCGCGTGGTGCTCGGCGACGTTGTGCCACCCCAAGCCGTCAACGACGAGGAGAAGGATCCGCTCAGCAGTGGGCCACCCCAATTCCATCGCATGGGTGGTGAAGGGGTTGGGGTGGGGTTGAGTGTCGTGCAGACTTGCCCACACGTTGTGTGCAATATGGGCGATGTGCGGGCTGGTTGTGTCTGGAGCGATCAGTCCGTGGGGGGTCAGGATCGTGTGCGCTGGGTGGGTGGTCGTCACGGTGTCCTCTGAGTGTGGGTGGCCGTTGCCCGAGAAAGCGCGGAGGCAAACACGGTTGCTTTGTGGACTGCTTCGGCACCTTCTGCCTGGGCTGAGACTCGAATCATGACGTCATCGCTGGTGATTGACCCGTTGTACCCGTGGTCGGCTTCACAATTTGGGTCGGGGCACACCACCGGTTCCATGTCGATGCGAGACACCGCCCCCCACCCAATGGCGAGTGTGAGTTCCAAAGGGGTATCGCCTGGTTGGTGTTTTTCTGGCGCATTCACCGAGTGTGTGAGCACTACTGAGGTGATCGCCGACAACGCAACTGACTCAGTTGTGGCCGCCGCCCGCGCATGGACGGGACCGTCGGGGGTGTGTTCTTCTAAGTGGTCATCAACATGAGCCAGGATGAGGCGCGAATCGGTGAGAACAAGCACCGTGACATGCCGTTTGATTTCCGCGTGCGCAAATGTTGTTTCCACATGGACAAGGTGGGAGCGTACTTCTTCACCGCCCAGCGCCACATCGAGGACAGAGAAAACTAGTTGCGGGTAATACCCCGAACGTTGGATGTCCTGGTTCAAAGATTCGTGTGGAGAAGAAGTCGGGTGGTGCACTGTTTTAGTGTAGTCGCTCCTGAGCGTCTCTGGGGTTACTGAGGAAGTTGGCGGCGTTGTTTGTCGTACCGTTGCGCGGGCTGAATGATCAACCGCGCTGAGAGCACTGCTGCACCCTGGTGTGCCACCACAACCGGGTACAATTCCAACTCTCGAATCTGTGGGTGATGATCAGCCAATTGAGACAAACGCCCCAGCAGGTCAGTGATCGCGTCTGTGTCAGCAGTGGGCAGCCCCTTGTACCCAAATAGTCGTGGAGCCGCCCCCAACGATCTCACCATGGTGATCGCGTCCGTCGTGGTCAACGGCGCAATACCATAACTAAGATCGTCAAGAAGATCTGTTGCATCACCGGACAAACCAAAAGAAATCACCGGCCCAAACAACTCGTCTTCACGAGTCCGCATGACACACGCAACCCCAGATGGTGCCATCTTTTGGACACTAAAAGTGAAACACGGATCTGACGGTGACCGTCCTAATTGCTGGCTGAGTTCTGTGCGCATCGCATGAAAAGCCCGCTCAAGTTCCTCTGGAGTGTGTAAACCAAGACGCACCCCACCAAGGTCCGCGCGATGACGCAGCGCATCGGCAGTACTTTTCAACGCAACAGGCCACCCAACCGTTTGTGCCGCCGCAACTGCCTCAGCTGATGTAGCAACAGTGACCGCCTCCCATACGGTGATCCCGTAGGCAGCAAGCACATTCGCGGTGAGCTCCGCACTGGCAGGACCATCGGGGGCCGCACTGAGTAGCTGGCTTACCCGGTGTCGGTCAATATCATGATGCTCAATACGGTCACCCTGATCTGTGGCAAGCCATGTGGTGTACCCATGCACATGGCGGAGCACCTTGATGGCATCCTCCGGGGTGGAATAGGCCGGCACAGTGACACCATCGCTGGTCAATTCGGGGGTCAGACCATGGAACCCATACATGCACGCGACGGTGGGAATCCGGTGACGGGCCGCATTCTTTGCGATCGCGGCCAGCGTGTCCGCGCCTACATCCGTCACTGTCGGCACATGCGCAATCACCACAGTGTCCACGTCGCTGCACGCGTACGCCTCTTCGATCGTTGCATGAACATCACGGGCAGGAGCAAGCGGAGGAATAACACCCATGTGCCGGACATCCAACCCCGATGACCGCGCCGCCTCAGCCGTAATCGCAGCCAAGGACTCTGAGGTTGCAACAATGGCTACACGCGGCCCACCCGGCAGTGGTTGAGTGGCAAAATACTGCAGCGTGTCCACAAGTTCGTGGGTGTTTGCGGTCCTAATGACCCCCGCCTGCTGGAACATATGATCCAACGTCTTGCGTGGAGTACTGGTCTGACGTACTGCATGCCCTCGGGGCACAATATGTCCAGATTGGCCAGCACTGACGACCACAACTGGTTTACGTCGCGACAACCTCCGTGCAATCCGCGCGAACTTGCGCGGGTTACCAATCGACTCCAAGTACATTCCCACCGCATGGGTGTCGGTATCATCATGCCAAAACTGCATCAGGTCATTACCCGAGATGTCAGCACGATTACCCGCCGACAAAAAGTTCGCCACCCCTAACCGTCTGCGCCCCACAGTAGCCAACAAGGTGACCGCCATCGCGGCAGACTGGCAGAACAACCCCACTGTCCCCGCCGGTGGTAGTGACGGTGCGAGCGACGCATTAAACGGCGCATCAGAAGTCGAAGAAAACAACCCATGACTCGCTGGCCCGACAATACGAATACCTGCGCCATGAGCAGTTCTCAACATGTCGCGTTGCAACCTCAACCCATGAGCGCCTTTTTCCGCGAACCCTGAGCTCATCATCACAGCAGTGTGAATCCCTTTATCAGCCAAAATAGCTAAAATCGGGGCCGTCGCATGATCAGCAACCGTGATGACAGCCAAATCGAATGTCGTGTCATCAGCAAGAAAACTCCGCACATCGGCATGATGCACAAAAGTGTCCCGCATCCCATGGCGACGCTGCGCATCGCGAATCGTCACAGGGGTCAGCCCCACCACGTGAAGCACCTGCCCCGCCACACCAATCCCCGACGACAAGGCCGCACTTGCCAACCGTGTTTCCTCAGGAGTTGGTTCATCAGTCAACGATGCAATCAACACCATACGACGCGGGCGAAACAGCCGCTGCATCGACCGCGACTCAGCACGATGTTCACGCTCAGCCATAACATGTTCTGAACGCACAGTGGGATCAAGATCCACAGACACTGTCACAATGCCATCATCCACATACTGGGTTTGGTCATACCCAGCCTCCGTAAACACCGCTAGCATCCGGGCGTTATGCGGAAGCACCTCAGCGGTAAACCGTCGGATCCCTACCTCCCGAGCAGCATCCGCGATGTGTTCTAGCAGCACAGAGCCCAACCCTTTACCTTGGATGTGATCCGACACATTGAACGCCACCTCCGCTTCATCAGCGTCGACCCGATCAAACCGGGCCACCCCAATGATGCGTTCCACCCCTGGCTCACGTGCGCTCGTTGTCGTGGCAACGATGGCGCAACGATCCACGTAGTCAACGTGCGTAAACCGGGCAAGATCCCGGTCCGACAACCGCTCTAAGTGAGCAAAAAACCGCATGTAGGTGGATTGCTGTGATTGCCCAGTGTGGAAACGTTGCAACGCATCACGATCCGCAGGAGTGATCGGACGAACATGAGCAGTTGTGCCATCACGCAGAACAACATCAGCCTCCCAATGCTGCGGGTATGGGAGAGTCGCGGAGTGGTCAGCGTCAGTCACACCATCAGAGTACGGCGTTTTTCACCACGGTATGAGGTCCCAAGCATTCGTGTCCTTAGTTGGTGTGGGTGACACACCGTATGCTTGGTGTCGTTGTCTCACCCAGTTCTGAGCCCGTCAAGGAGCCTGTTCCCTCATGGCGCATAAGCCAGCCACGACCACGCCAGCCCCCATCGCTGAGCGCATCATCGACGTTGATGTCACCGCGGAAATGGAAACGTCATTCCTCGAGTACGCCTACTCCGTGATTTATTCACGCGCACTTCCTGACGCACGCGACGGGATGAAACCCGTACAACGCCGCATCTTGTACATGATGGCGGACATGGGCTTACGTCCCGACCGGGGCCACGTCAAATGCTCCCGTGTCGTTGGTGAAGTCATGGGTAAACTTCACCCCCACGGCGACTCAGCAATCTACGATGCGCTCGTGCGCTTGGCACAGTCGTTCTCGTTACGCGTACCTCTTGTCGATGGTCACGGCAACTTTGGTTCCCTCGACGACGGTCCTGCAGCTGCCCGATACACTGAGGCACGCCTGGCCGCATCCGCGCTCGCCATGACAGCAGACCTCGATGAAGATGTGGTTGACTTCATCCCCAACTACGACAACCGGCTTACTCAACCAGATGTTCTTCCCGCCGCGATCCCCGCGCTCCTTGTTAATGGCGCATCAGGAATTGCTGTGGGAATGGCCACCAATCTCGCTCCTCACAACCTCGTGGAAGTCATTAGCGCAGCACGACACTTGCTTGCACACCCTGATGCCACCCTTGATGACCTCATGCGTCACGTTCCAGGCCCAGACCTCCCCACTGGGGGGCGCATCGTTGGGTTAGACGGAATCCGTGAAGCCTACGAAACCGGTCGGGGAAGCTTCCGAACCCGCGCAAC
This window encodes:
- a CDS encoding DUF5998 family protein; translated protein: MHHPTSSPHESLNQDIQRSGYYPQLVFSVLDVALGGEEVRSHLVHVETTFAHAEIKRHVTVLVLTDSRLILAHVDDHLEEHTPDGPVHARAAATTESVALSAITSVVLTHSVNAPEKHQPGDTPLELTLAIGWGAVSRIDMEPVVCPDPNCEADHGYNGSITSDDVMIRVSAQAEGAEAVHKATVFASALSRATATHTQRTP
- a CDS encoding GNAT family N-acetyltransferase, yielding MTDADHSATLPYPQHWEADVVLRDGTTAHVRPITPADRDALQRFHTGQSQQSTYMRFFAHLERLSDRDLARFTHVDYVDRCAIVATTTSAREPGVERIIGVARFDRVDADEAEVAFNVSDHIQGKGLGSVLLEHIADAAREVGIRRFTAEVLPHNARMLAVFTEAGYDQTQYVDDGIVTVSVDLDPTVRSEHVMAEREHRAESRSMQRLFRPRRMVLIASLTDEPTPEETRLASAALSSGIGVAGQVLHVVGLTPVTIRDAQRRHGMRDTFVHHADVRSFLADDTTFDLAVITVADHATAPILAILADKGIHTAVMMSSGFAEKGAHGLRLQRDMLRTAHGAGIRIVGPASHGLFSSTSDAPFNASLAPSLPPAGTVGLFCQSAAMAVTLLATVGRRRLGVANFLSAGNRADISGNDLMQFWHDDTDTHAVGMYLESIGNPRKFARIARRLSRRKPVVVVSAGQSGHIVPRGHAVRQTSTPRKTLDHMFQQAGVIRTANTHELVDTLQYFATQPLPGGPRVAIVATSESLAAITAEAARSSGLDVRHMGVIPPLAPARDVHATIEEAYACSDVDTVVIAHVPTVTDVGADTLAAIAKNAARHRIPTVACMYGFHGLTPELTSDGVTVPAYSTPEDAIKVLRHVHGYTTWLATDQGDRIEHHDIDRHRVSQLLSAAPDGPASAELTANVLAAYGITVWEAVTVATSAEAVAAAQTVGWPVALKSTADALRHRADLGGVRLGLHTPEELERAFHAMRTELSQQLGRSPSDPCFTFSVQKMAPSGVACVMRTREDELFGPVISFGLSGDATDLLDDLSYGIAPLTTTDAITMVRSLGAAPRLFGYKGLPTADTDAITDLLGRLSQLADHHPQIRELELYPVVVAHQGAAVLSARLIIQPAQRYDKQRRQLPQ